tgttGAAAgcttttcacgcaaaaacggcTGGTTGCATATATATGAAACTTCGTAATAGATTAAGTCTGGATTAGCAAAtgggcaattttttttttctctcgtGAATTCTCCTCCTATATACTTAGATATTTACAtccttattaatatagaaaaggAAACATTCGTGTCATTGTGTGTGTATTTTCATAATCTTACACGATAACTACTAGagccattttaaaattctttcaccatatGAAAATAGACACacacactaatatcataaatgtgaaagtttgtttctttggatgtttatccgtcaatcacactgaaactgctgaacggttgatgaaatttggtatactgACAGGGCATGACCTGACTTGCTGATAGAATACTCATTATCCCGAATATATgctccttgggataaaacaggaatcttgatatccgggcggagccgggacgagcctCTAATAGACTATATATTTAACGCAGGCAAAGCGAATGCGAgcttataatttgataaatacaataaaaatctcACCTAATTCCGGAATGGATACAAAAAGGTCGTACTGCTGTCTTCGCCATACAAATTTTTCACAGTACAGGTGTAATCCCCCATATCTTCAAATACGAGACCAGTTATACGCAAGTCTCCTGATGGCAGCGTCTGTTTACGATAAGAAATGTAGATTAGAGAAGGATGATATAAACTTAATAGCATACATTAATATAGGTGAACTTTTTTGCTTTAAGTTTTAACTGTGTAACagcatgttatataaataaattgccacaaaataacaaatgatttaaacaatttaaaaacggttggtataaaaattattttattggccaagtgtaattatagaaaaaaaaaatacaagtcaaaacaaaaaaaaatctaaaaacatcacacaattatttaaacaaatattcaacCCGCCTTCAATATGTTAGAACCAAACTAATTCAAATGAGGGCACACagaaggcaccagctttcaaataaaaaaggatcatcaaaatcggttcatctaATCGAAAGTTCAGATATAACAAAGTCCAAAAaagtctttttaaaatattaaaagttaccTTAAACCGTTGATTTTCGTACACAGGGTTGCCATTATTATCAATCCAGTACAACTTAGAGTCAGTAGCACTGTACGTCCTGCATGGTAGGGTCACACTGCTGCCCATCACCTGCAGCACATCACCGTACGATGCGGTGATCACCGGCTCCGCAGGTAAACTGAGGACATCATCTTGCACTGGAATTGATAAGAATTCGTTACGCCTGGTGGAAATTTATAgcaaattttctatttagaatataatgCATGGCTGGTTTGGCTCTAAGTATTACAATGCTACTTCCTActgatcctactaatattataaatgcgaaagtttgtaaggatgtgtgtgtgtttcttgctctttcacgcaaaaattactgatccaattgcaatgaatttggatacgtagatagctggacaactggaataacatattggcaactttttatcccgatattcctacgggataccgacttacgcgggtgaaaccgtggggcgcagctagtaagatatattttttaattgtatttacagtttaaaaaactaaaaaaaacacgcttttaattGCAGATCCTAGATAAGTATATGaagtttaaatcaaatttgtcCGTTCAAAGTGCGTGAAAAACAAGtctaaactcaaactcaaacatttatttatttaataaagtagaTCTCTTCGCACTCTCGAATCGTCAAAAAGGAGTCGATTACATACAATCGTaaaggtgaagctaataaaaaagttcGATAATAATAGTTGTCCACacgttctttttaatttatattacacaaatCTATTCTAATATAACTACTTCctaagctaaagagtttgtttgcttaaactcaggaactactgtgtcgatttggatgaaatccCAATGTACTGTAACTATGCTGTTAAAACCTTACACCTATCTTCTTCTTTCACTACGCGAACAAATCCACGAGCAGAAAGCCCAAccattatataaatctatattataaaattactataccTTCTTCAGTATAAACAGTTGATGAAGCAGTTTTTTCAATGACACCAGAGCTGGCGACGCATGTAAACACATCGCCGTTAGATGCTGACGGTACCACCAACTTGCTTATAATCCGAGCGATACTCGACGGGTGTACTGCGAAGACCTCATTGGAATCCTCTTCAAACTATaagcataataaaaacaatcagtGTATAGTATTAATCAGTGGTGATTTAGTGGTTAGAACTTTGGACTTCAAACGAAAAGTCGGGGATTCGAGACTggacgagcgtgcaagaaataaattgatttttcaatttatctgcgcattatttacaaaaactcGTCTCGAAACGGTgcaggaaaacattgtgagaaaaccggcatgtcgaagaatcaaaagttcgacaatatgtgacatctgccagtccgcacttggccagtgtagtggattatgacctgaaccctcataagaggcctgtgtccaagcagtgggaacataatacatgggctgataatgatgataatgatgatgattaaacTTCGAATAACATGTGATTTGGAAAAGTAGATTATGGTTCGAGCAAAcgcgaaatatttttaaattactactAAAAACTATTTGTCAATTGTTTCttaaacatatacaaaaatatgcaatatagttgaatattttcataaatatttttcgaatattttatcataaacaaatgaatatcatgcaaaataacttattatatgGATGGCTAACAAACCGAGGTATTAGAGCAAAGTAAACTGCATTCAAGtggaaataatttgaattcaaatgggacttatatgtatttcaagaatatttaaactaaaataaacacagaCATTTTTCATTGTAGTGAAAAAGTAtacttttgatatttaatacatatgttGATGTGATCTtgatcaaataaagaaaaagtctTAAGTTCATTTTGGAAGCAactaaaacaatgtatttaacttaaaaaaatctaatcttttatcactacatagtacaaaataaagtcGATTGCGTTGGCCCTATATCcatatatatgcttaaa
Above is a window of Zerene cesonia ecotype Mississippi chromosome 22, Zerene_cesonia_1.1, whole genome shotgun sequence DNA encoding:
- the LOC119836043 gene encoding neural/ectodermal development factor IMP-L2-like encodes the protein MLNLVSLLVAAALVSLHCSYEANAAIEHPKIIVSNNLEPNSLPAPRRRLLREYLTVSEPPPATVKHVAGTPLVLPCVAYGKPAPSISWLKNGVPVSDFEEDSNEVFAVHPSSIARIISKLVVPSASNGDVFTCVASSGVIEKTASSTVYTEEVQDDVLSLPAEPVITASYGDVLQVMGSSVTLPCRTYSATDSKLYWIDNNGNPVYENQRFKTLPSGDLRITGLVFEDMGDYTCTVKNLYGEDSSTTFLYPFRN